The sequence CAAGAGGGCGGACTAAGTAGCCAGAACTACTTTTTAGTCGCAAATTTACCCTATTACGTTGCTACGAAGATGATACTAAATGCGATAGATGACGAAAAATGCCTTGGACTTATCGTGATGATACAAAAAGAGGTTGCTCTTAAATTTAGCGCAAAGAGCAAGGATAAAGAATTTAGCGCTTTATCGATCTTCGCTTCACTTCAAGGCAGGTGTGAGCTTTTGTTTGACGTGGATTCAAAGCTTTTTAATCCACCTCCAAAGGTCACATCCTCAGTCATCAAACTACAAAAAACAAAAAAGATTTTTGGCAAAGACGGGATTTTCAAAGATGCAAAACAATACGAGGCTTTTAAAGCATTTTTAAGAGCTGCATTTGCTTCGCCAAGAAAGACGCTTTTGAAAAATTTATCCACAAATTTTGACAAAAAGGCGTTAGAAGAAATTTTTGAAGACCTAGGCTTAGCTCAAAATTTACGTCCACACGAACTAGATGTCGATTCTTATCTAAAAGTATTTGAAAGATTAAAGGAAGATAATGAACGACAAAAACGAAGAGAAAGTTGTAACTAACCAAAGTAAAAACAACAAAAGACGAAGATTTAGACCAAAAAACAAGCCAAAACAAGAGGGCGAAACTACCGAGCAAACATCACTAGCAAGCAAAAGCGTGATAGATAACTTCTTTGCAGCAGAGCAGGCTGAAGCCAAAACGCATGCCGAGCCAAAAAGTCAAAATCCTCGCCCAAAAAAGCAAAGAAATAATAAAAATCAAAACAAAACTGGCGAAAACAATAAGCCAAAAGAGCAAAAACAGCAAAAAGAAAAGCCAAAACAAGAGCCAAAAGCTGAAGCTAAAAACGAGACAAAAGAGCAAAAAGAAAAGCCAAAAAAGGCTAAAAAACCAAAGAAAAATTTACCTGCAAAACTAAATGGCAACGAGCAGTGGCAACAAGATATCGCAAGCGCGATGGAGGCAAACAAAGCCACTCACGAGCTAAGACTTGAGCCACTAAAATATCTAAACTCAAGCGAGCATAAAATTCGCATAACTCCACTTGGCGGTCTTGGCGAGATCGGCGGCAATATGACGGTCTTTGAGACAGAAACTAGCGCTATAATCGTTGATATCGGCATGAGCTTTCCAAGCGAGAGCATGCACGGCGTGGATATCCTCATCCCAGACTTTGACTACGTTCGCAAGATAAAAGATAAGATAAAAGGCGTCATCATCACTCACGCACATGAGGATCACATCGGCGCAGTGCCTTATTTTTACAAAGAGTTTAAATTTCCTATCTACGCCACACCGTTACCACTTGGCATGATAAATAATAAATTTGAAGAGCACGGACTAAAACAAGAGCGCTCACTCTTTAGATCAGTCGAAAAAAGAAAGCCATATCTCATAGGTGACTTTGAGGTCGAGTGGATACATATCACGCACTCTATCATCGACGCCTCAGCACTTGCGATCACGACAAAGGCTGGCACGATCATCCACACAGGCGACTTTAAGATCGACCACACGCCGATAGATGG is a genomic window of Campylobacter concisus containing:
- the rsmA gene encoding 16S rRNA (adenine(1518)-N(6)/adenine(1519)-N(6))-dimethyltransferase RsmA, coding for MIKAKKHFGQNFLQDKATLDKIIQAIPKDVENVVEIGPGLGDLTFRLLQIYKTTSFEIDCELFQILKVKFANEIQNGQLKLFCKDALEQWQQEGGLSSQNYFLVANLPYYVATKMILNAIDDEKCLGLIVMIQKEVALKFSAKSKDKEFSALSIFASLQGRCELLFDVDSKLFNPPPKVTSSVIKLQKTKKIFGKDGIFKDAKQYEAFKAFLRAAFASPRKTLLKNLSTNFDKKALEEIFEDLGLAQNLRPHELDVDSYLKVFERLKEDNERQKRRESCN